A window from Limanda limanda chromosome 14, fLimLim1.1, whole genome shotgun sequence encodes these proteins:
- the LOC133019732 gene encoding B-cell receptor CD22-like — translation MWIVVLVSSEDRRENVSCGLVQCENGWDGYGVMSGVWYHHDTTVQETFWFIKESNGTHVDLRTDPEYSGRVENLCGNNKCTLRISNLTESDSAVYKFRFTANQPTESFTGSSPGVTLSVTDPQLQVHVRRSTANPSSTWTELTCHSRCQPPDHLSYVWYNNNKPVGRKKYFLLRHFDAEDSYHCAIEGQERFPSPTVYAPKPPSVSVSPSGEIMEGSLVTLTCSSDANPAAHYTWSKEDEDSPTASGQNFTITNITAEHGGRYQCEAQNTHGRRNTTLHLTVGAGKSVIIMHIIRCTLVVVLVPVLVWTLWTRMKKTLSLKSEVNEAVEMIELDNSPEYDDIDAAAQTEDTEEQEDLLDNSPEYDDIDAAAQTEDTEEQEDLAQPAVVQCENGWNVSYTSTEICAFRGSTVDITCTYTYPSTVNNHDTTVQETFWFIKESNGIHVDLRTDPEYSGRVENLCGNNKCTLRISNLRESDSAVYKFRFTTNQPGGSVTGSAGVTLSVTDLHVEVIGSERFGSYYRSELTCLSRCRLPDPLNYVWYKNQQKKKEGASYTDSFDSTDRVSCAVKGLEDFRSPSIYAPKPPSVSVSPSGEIMEGSSVTLTCSSDANPAAHYTWYKRSGDKQVQRLSEETQFVLSSIRSSDSGEYYCTAENELGRSSANISITVTYAPKPPSVSVSPSGEIMEGSSVTLTCSSDANPAANYTWYKRSGDKQVQRLSEETQFVLSSIRSSDSGEYYCTAENELGRSSANISITVTYAPKPPSVSVSPSGEIMEGSSVTLTCSSDANPAAHYTWYKEDEDSPTASGQNFTITDITAEHGGKYQCEAQNTHGRSNTTLHLTVGAGKSVIIMNIIRCTLVVVLVPVLVWTLWTR, via the exons GGGTATGGAGTCATGTCTGGAGt GTGGTATCACCATGATACTACAGTTCAGGAAACTTTCTGGTTCATTAAAGAGAGTAATGGGACTCACGTTGATCTAAGGACTGATCCGGAGTATTCAGGTCGTGTGGAgaatctctgtggaaacaacaagtgcactttgagaatctctaacctgacagagagcgactcagctgtgtacaagttcaGGTTCACAGCAAACCAACCTACTGAGAGTTTTACTGGGAGTTCACctggagtcactctgtctgtcacag aCCCTCAGCTCCAGGTGCATGTGAGGAGATCAACAGCCAATCCATCTTCTACCTGGACAGAGCTGACCTGTCACAGCAGGTGTCAGCCCCCTGATCATCTTTCCTACGTTtggtacaataacaataaacctgTTGGACGGAAAAAATACTTTCTCCTCCGACACTTTGATGCTGAAGACAGCTATCACTGTGCAATAGAAGGACAGGAGCGTTTCCCTTCTCCTACAGTGT ACGctccaaagcctccctctgtgtcagtgagtccctctggtgagatcatggagggcagcttggtgactctgacctgcagcagtgatgctaacccagcagctcACTACACCTGGTCcaaggaggacgaggactcACCAACAGCATCAGGACAAAACTTCACCATCACTAATATCACAGCTGAACATGGTGGAAGGTATCAGTGTGAGGCCCAGAACACACACGGACGGAGAAACACCACCTTACATCTGACTGTTGGAGCAG GGAAGTCAGTGATAATCATGCATATCATCAGGTGCACTCTGGTGGTCGTGCTGGTTCCAGTgctggtctggactctgtggacgaG GATGAAGAAAACTCTGAGCTTGAAATCAGAAGTGAATGAAGCTGTGGAGATGATagag ttAGACAACTCTCCTGAGTATGACGACATCgatgctgcagcacagacagaagacacCGAGGAGCAGGAAGACCTG ttAGACAACTCTCCTGAGTATGACGACATCgatgctgcagcacagacagaagacacCGAGGAGCAGGAAGACCTG GCTCAGCCTGCAG tggtacagtgtgaGAACGGCTGGAAtgtgagttacacttctactgagatctgtgccttcagaggatcaacagtggacattacCTGTACCTACACATACCCATCCACAGTTAATAACCATGATACTACAGTTCAGGAAACTTTCTGGTTCATCAAAGAGAGTAATGGGATTCACGTTGATCTAAGGACTGATCCGGAGTATTCAGGTCGTGTGGAgaatctctgtggaaacaacaagtgcactctgagaatctctaacctgagagagagcgactcagctgtgtacaagttcaggttcacaacaaaccaacctGGAGGGAGTGTAACTGGTtcagctggagtcactctgtctgtcacag atttgcatgTGGAGGTGATAGGATCAGAGAGGTTTGGCTCTTATTACCGTTCAGAGCTCACGTGTCTGAGCAGGTGTCGTCTTCCTGATCCTCTGAACTACGTCTGGTacaagaatcaacagaagaagaaggaaggagcATCTTATACAGATAGTTTTGATTCTACAGACAGAGTTTCCTGTGCTGTTAAAGGACTCGAGGATTTCCGCTCTCCATCAATCT ACGctccaaagcctccctctgtgtcagtgagtccctctggtgagatcatggagggcagctctgtgactctgacctgcagcagtgatgctaacccagcagctcACTACACCTGGTACAAGAGAAGTGGAGATAAACAAGTTCAACGTCTCAGTGAAGAGACACAATTTGTCCTCAGCTCCATCCGGTCGTCAGACTCTGGAGAGTATTACTGCACAGCTGAGAATGAGCTGGGAAGGAGTTCAGCAAACATCTCTAttactgtgacat ACGctccaaagcctccctctgtgtcagtgagtccctctggtgagatcatggagggcagctcggtgactctgacctgcagcagtgatgctaacccagcagctaaCTACACCTGGTACAAGAGAAGTGGAGATAAACAAGTTCAACGTCTCAGTGAAGAGACACAATTTGTCCTCAGCTCCATCCGGTCGTCAGACTCTGGAGAGTATTACTGCACAGCTGAGAATGAGCTGGGAAGGAGTTCAGCAAACATCTCTatcactgtgacat ACGctccaaagcctccctctgtgtcagtgagtccctctggtgagatcatggagggcagctcggtgactctgacctgcagcagtgatgctaacccagcagctcactacacctggtacaaggaggacgaggactcACCAACAGCATCAGGACAAAACTTCACCATCACTGATATCACAGCTGAACATGGTGGAAAGTATCAGTGTGAGGCCCAGAACACACACGGACGTAGTAACACCACCTTACATCTGACTGTTGGAGCAG GGAAGTCAGTGATAATCATGAATATCATCAGGTGCACTCTGGTGGTCGTGCTGGTTCCAGTgctggtctggactctgtggacgaGGTAA
- the zgc:77151 gene encoding uncharacterized protein zgc:77151 — translation MEQNVIQWLGSPSCQRGSYAFYKSVSSRTRPDGPVQVWRLGEFYLIRCGPQDPMCIAEVTLLWEDQTRAHPLASTRLYFLPEDTPKGRTLEHGEDEVLAVSRKMVLRVEDLVKWACAEPPGPSSSSKPTPPCGTNGLHKPPPSSEGHVDTSPDESIEPLRAKPENVLSERQSIKVLSFPQYCRFRSLQRRIQDGARGPGLQDPHLLALGSVRALPGVRLMYCRDTFSHPTMEGSDSFSVQFRCPSLSLRGRPRKRRGRDGSDSPTSSQSDSWLERMKENVMGSVEVGCEGDWLPHPEEQLFLDQLFSFMERHGSPIHKVPNLGFKKIDLFLMYSVVKRLGGYKKVTIDRLWKIVYNELGGCAGSTSAATCTRRHYERLMLPYEEHLRVGGTEFKIPESPSPPKPRGIRGRKPLQRGRKPGPKAKEKISTSTSPPLPPTGPLPRLPPLAHTNLNPNGSVLVKRGRGRPKGTRNKATLLAQAKLLALQQPNANANARAAAETLLLQAPGREGPSISSSHRLQTSFLPISMPLTPDLSPLSPPFLLQPKPKELNSDRGEAAAPPPTVLLATLPRHFVGGSLGGFSPIKGVCPLDIFRNRISLQRAPESPALTPQNPVQHHPAVFTLQPTSGSPDTPLPSGDTPTPHTGHQHHNRCSGCTVDDGAQRGGSRDARSRPQLPPLRVLPLNLDCSVQVCQLMRTRRLDSSQLQTFTRRLSEALSQDLSAKPPCSPITPPPEQALPLNLSKRFPVKRPGSEGPDPFRAGSNGDADQTPSKRPRASCTEPAEDATLGGGSGSAGGEETDEEAKNQEEPADLSSPSRIRAFLLGLPPFQVKLEEDLNGTMFGKFLPPGSSSAPQWTEAEPLEGGVVVVKTEVKKEEEPAVDLERNNKQTSEQEETGHAHCSRPVELMRAGPSNADTHCF, via the exons ATGGAGCAGAATGTAATCCAG TGGTTGGGTTCTCCGTCCTGCCAGCGCGGCAGCTACGCCTTCTACAAGTCGGTGAGCAGCAGGACTCGACCCGACGGGCCCGTCCAGGTGTGGCGGCTGGGGGAGTTCTACCTGATCCGCTGTGGCCCTCAGGATCCCATGTGCATCGCTGAG GTGACCTTACTGTGGGAGGACCAGACCCGGGCCCACCCGCTGGCCAGCACCAGACTCTACTTCCTGCCTGAGGACACACCGAAGGGCCGGACCCTGGAGCACGGAGAg GATGAGGTGTTGGCCGTGTCCAGGAAGATGGTGCTGCGGGTGGAGGACCTGGTGAAGTGGGCGTGTGCCGAGCCGCCCGGTCCGAGCAGCAGCTCCAAGCCGACGCCCCCCTGTGGGACCAACGGCCTCCACAAACCTCCCCCGAGCAGCGAGGGACACGTCGACACGTCCCCGGACGAGAGCATCGAGCCGCTCAGAGCAAAACCTGAGA ACGTCCTGTCGGAGCGTCAGAGCATCAAGGTGCTCAGCTTCCCACAGTACTGCCGCTTCCGCTCGCTGCAGAGGCGTATCCAGGACGGAGCGAGGGGCCCGGGGCTGCAGGACCCCCACCTGCTGGCCCTGGGCAGCGTGAGGGCGCTCCCTGGCGTCCGGCTGATGTACTGCAGGGACACGTTCAGCCACCCGACCATGGAGGGCAGCGACAGCTTCTCCGTGCAGTTCA GATGTCCGTCTCTCAGTCTTCGAGGTCGACCTCGTAAGAGGAGAGGTCGCGACGGCAGCGACTCGCCGACCTCCAGCCAATCAGACTCGTGGCTTGAGAGGATGAAG GAGAACGTGATGGGCAGCGTGGAGGTCGGCTGCGAGGGCGACTGGCTGCCTCACCCCGAGGAGCAGCTGTTCCTGGATCAGCTCTTCTCCTTCATGGAGCGTCACGGCTCTCCCATCCACAAGGTCCCGAACCTCGGCTTCAAGAAGA tcgacctcttcctcaTGTACTCTGTGGTCAAACGGCTCGGAGGCTACAAGAAG GTGACGATCGACAGACTCTGGAAAATCGTGTATAACGAGTTGGGAGGATGCGCCGGCAGCACCAGCGCCGCCACGTGCACCAGGAGACACTAtgagag gttgaTGCTTCCTTATGAGGAGCATCTCCGAGTGGGAGGAACTGAGTTTAAAATCCCAGAATCGCCCTCTCCTCCGAAACCTCGAGGCATCAGAGGAAGGAAACCGCTTCAGAGAGGAAGGAAACCAGGACCCAAAGCAAAGGAGAAGATCTCAacctccacttctcctcctcttccgccAACTGGTCCTCTTCCTCgccttcctcctcttgctcatACT AACCTGAACCCGAACGGCTCGGTGCTGGTGAAGCGAGGCCGCGGCCGGCCGAAGGGAACACGCAACAAGGCCACGCTGCTGGCTCAGGCCAAGCTGCTGGCGCTGCAGCAACCCAACGCCAACGCCAACGCCAGAGCTGCAGCCgagacgctgctgctgcaggcccCAGGCAGGGAGGGGCCGAGCATCAGCAGCTCCCACAGG ctgcagaccTCCTTCCTCCCCATCAGCATGCCCCTCACCCCCGACCTCTCCCCCCTGTcgccccccttcctcctccagcccaaACCCAAGGAGCTGAACTCGGACAGAGGAGAGGCCGCGgctcccccccccaccgtgCTCCTCGCCACGCTTCCTCGCCACTTTGTGGGAGGGTCGCTGGGCGGCTTCAGCCCCATCAAGGGGGTGTGTCCTCTGGACATCTTCAGGAACCGCATCAGCCTTCAGAGGGCGCCGGAGAGCCCGGCGCTGACGCCTCAGAACCCGGTCCAGCACCATCCCGCCGTCTTCACCCTGCAGCCCACCAGCGGGAGCCCGGACACGCCCCTTCCCAGCGGGGACACGCCCACGCCGCACACTGGCCACCAGCACCACAACCGCTGCTCGGGCTGTACCGTGGACGACGGGGCCCAGAGGGGGGGCAGCCGGGACGCCAGGAGCCGGCCCCAGCTGCCCCCCCTCCGGGTGCTGCCTCTCAACCTGGACTGCAGCGTTCAGGTCTGTCAGCTGATGAGGACTCGCCGCCTGGACTCGTCCCAGCTGCAGACCTTCACCCGCCGGCTGTCCGAGGCGCTGTCCCAGGACCTGAGCGCCAAGCCGCCCTGCTCgcccatcacccccccccccgagcaggCGCTGCCCCTCAACCTCAGCAAGCGCTTCCCGGTCAAGAGACCCGGTTCGGAGGGGCCGGACCCGTTCCGAGCGGGAAGCAACGGAGACGCGGACCAGACGCCGTCCAAGAGGCCGAGGGCGAGCTGCACGGAGCCGGCTGAGGACGCCACGCTGGGGGGGGGCTccggctctgcaggaggagaagagaccgACGAGGAGGCCAAGAACCAGGAGGAGCCTGCAGACCTGAGCTCGCCGAGCAGGATCCGGGCCTTCCTGCTCGGGCTGCCTCCCTTCCaggtgaagctggaggaggatctGAACGGGACCATGTTCGGGAAGTTCCTTCCTCCGGGATCCAGCAGCGCCCCCcagtggactgaggccgagccgCTGGAGGGAGGAGTGGTGGTGGTAAAGACAGaagtgaagaaggaggaggagccggcgGTCGACCTCGAGAGAAACAACAAGCAGACGtctgagcaggaggagacaggccACGCCCACTGCTCCCGCCCCGTGGAGCTGATGAGGGCGGGGCCTTCTAACGCTGACACACACTGTTTCTAG